One window from the genome of Pseudonocardia hierapolitana encodes:
- a CDS encoding DUF6529 family protein has product MTHSSPPAARATAVVVVPVAIGVLVAVALGVYGRLHEPALFSVNVAGFSSPGAVKSWLATVAFVLALVQLGSALVMWGKVPGVAAPPWIGGLHRWSGRLAVLATVPVAVHCLYALGFDWSSPRTLVHSLLGCFFYGAFVTKMLLLSRPNLPGWSLPVIGGLTFSALTGLWLTASVWFFTTKGLTF; this is encoded by the coding sequence ATGACGCACAGCTCGCCACCCGCCGCCCGCGCCACCGCGGTCGTGGTCGTCCCGGTGGCGATCGGGGTCCTGGTCGCCGTGGCGCTGGGGGTCTACGGCCGTCTCCACGAACCCGCCCTCTTCTCCGTCAACGTGGCCGGCTTCTCCAGCCCGGGCGCGGTGAAGTCCTGGCTGGCGACGGTCGCGTTCGTCCTCGCGCTGGTCCAGCTCGGTTCCGCGCTGGTCATGTGGGGCAAGGTCCCCGGCGTCGCCGCGCCGCCGTGGATCGGCGGGCTGCACCGCTGGTCGGGCCGGCTGGCGGTGCTCGCCACCGTGCCGGTCGCGGTGCACTGCCTCTACGCGCTGGGCTTCGACTGGTCCTCGCCACGCACGCTCGTGCACTCGCTGCTCGGCTGCTTCTTCTACGGGGCCTTCGTCACGAAGATGCTCCTGCTCAGCCGGCCCAACCTGCCCGGCTGGTCCCTTCCCGTGATCGGTGGCCTCACCTTCAGCGCGCTGACCGGGCTCTGGCTCACCGCGTCGGTGTGGTTCTTCACCACCAAGGGCCTGACCTTCTGA
- a CDS encoding RidA family protein, whose amino-acid sequence MSDVDDRLKAAGIELPTKVARGAGLVPCVQHGDLLFVSGHGPADNDGNLLYKGRVGAEVSLEEAYDAARATGVQLLRSIRDHLGDLDRVDRIVKALAFVNSADDFHDQPAVVHGFSDLMVEIFGERGRHARSAIGTSNLPLNQPVEIELIVAVRS is encoded by the coding sequence GTGTCCGACGTCGACGACAGGCTGAAGGCCGCCGGCATCGAGCTGCCCACCAAGGTGGCGCGCGGTGCCGGACTCGTGCCGTGCGTGCAGCACGGCGACCTGCTGTTCGTCTCCGGCCACGGACCGGCCGACAACGACGGGAACCTGCTCTACAAGGGCCGGGTCGGGGCGGAGGTCAGCCTCGAGGAGGCCTACGACGCCGCCCGCGCCACCGGCGTGCAGCTGCTGCGCAGCATCCGCGACCACCTCGGCGACCTCGACCGCGTGGACCGCATCGTCAAGGCGCTCGCGTTCGTCAACAGCGCCGACGACTTCCACGACCAGCCCGCCGTGGTGCACGGCTTCTCGGACCTGATGGTGGAGATCTTCGGCGAGCGCGGCCGGCACGCCCGATCGGCCATCGGCACGTCCAACCTGCCGCTGAACCAGCCGGTGGAGATCGAGCTGATCGTGGCCGTGCGGAGCTGA
- a CDS encoding aminotransferase class V-fold PLP-dependent enzyme, giving the protein MTTIENRYQNEVYAELGVRPVVNAAATLTRLGGSLVAPPVLPAMAAAARNFVDVVDLGRAVGRRLAESTRNEAAYVSNGAAALLTLGVTACIARAKGGGLVEDLPYLDRTGEKTVIMYRDQRNPYDYAVRQVGVRIVEVGPEPAELEAAIDGRTACVLWFAGEHFAAGALPIEQVVEIAHKAGVPVLVDAAAQIPPVSSLWHFTTEVGADGAIFSGGKGLRGPQSTGLMVGKEWLIAAARANGAPNHSLGRGMKVGKEELLGLLAAVEWTLQQDEPALIAAYEASVEKWILGLSGLDGITVSRGYPSEAGQPHGRAIVEIGPDSGWSRDELIGALWRNDPAIAVAPDGTRAIALNPQTLQPGEDELVLAELQRLLRMRTKEDL; this is encoded by the coding sequence ATGACCACCATCGAGAACCGGTACCAGAACGAGGTCTACGCGGAGCTGGGCGTGCGCCCGGTGGTGAACGCAGCGGCCACCCTGACGAGGCTCGGCGGCTCGCTGGTGGCGCCGCCGGTGCTGCCCGCGATGGCCGCGGCCGCCCGGAACTTCGTCGACGTCGTCGACCTGGGTCGTGCGGTCGGACGCAGGCTGGCGGAGTCCACCCGCAACGAGGCGGCGTACGTCTCCAACGGTGCGGCGGCATTGCTCACGCTCGGCGTGACGGCCTGCATCGCCCGCGCGAAGGGCGGCGGCCTCGTCGAGGACCTGCCCTACCTGGATCGGACCGGCGAGAAGACGGTCATCATGTACCGCGACCAGCGCAACCCGTACGACTACGCGGTGCGTCAGGTCGGGGTGCGGATCGTCGAGGTGGGGCCGGAGCCCGCCGAGCTGGAGGCGGCGATCGACGGCCGCACGGCGTGCGTGCTCTGGTTCGCGGGCGAGCACTTCGCCGCCGGGGCGCTGCCGATCGAGCAGGTGGTGGAGATCGCCCACAAGGCCGGCGTGCCGGTGCTGGTCGACGCCGCGGCCCAGATCCCGCCCGTGTCCTCGCTGTGGCACTTCACCACGGAGGTCGGGGCCGACGGGGCGATCTTCAGCGGCGGCAAGGGACTGCGTGGCCCGCAGTCTACCGGCCTCATGGTCGGGAAGGAGTGGCTGATCGCGGCGGCGCGGGCCAACGGGGCGCCCAACCACTCCCTCGGCCGCGGGATGAAGGTCGGCAAGGAGGAGCTGCTCGGGTTGCTGGCGGCGGTGGAGTGGACCCTCCAGCAGGACGAACCGGCACTGATCGCGGCGTACGAGGCCTCGGTCGAGAAGTGGATCCTCGGGTTGTCCGGGCTGGACGGGATCACGGTCAGCCGGGGCTACCCGAGCGAGGCGGGCCAGCCGCACGGCCGCGCGATCGTCGAGATCGGCCCGGACTCGGGGTGGAGCCGCGACGAGCTCATCGGGGCGCTGTGGCGCAACGACCCCGCGATCGCGGTGGCCCCGGACGGCACGCGGGCCATCGCACTCAACCCGCAGACCCTGCAGCCCGGTGAGGACGAACTCGTCCTCGCCGAACTGCAACGACTGCTGCGAATGAGAACCAAGGAGGATCTCTAG
- a CDS encoding acetylxylan esterase → MSGFEEYWDAVDAELAALPARPVLERIPRRCTADFTGYEVRLTSIGPYRIFGYLSVPTGKGPFPALLTTPRYGSVNNPPHHNDRLRYVTLTIAHRGQRTADSPYAAAYPGLLTDGIADPAGYVYRGIVADCLRAAEYLTGLPEVDISRVAAVGDDLALLTAARRPVFAALQLTGTLLHRAAEQADADYPAAEFGDHLRAHPTDAEAVRRTLAFFDVERHAPAVTAAARVEIPGADSPLSTLAEELGAQRYTLTHHGQADNDAADAWLAGRFGVPAMSRFTRAAG, encoded by the coding sequence ATGAGCGGGTTCGAGGAGTACTGGGACGCCGTCGACGCCGAGCTGGCCGCGCTGCCGGCGCGTCCGGTGCTGGAGCGCATCCCGCGCCGGTGCACCGCCGACTTCACCGGCTACGAGGTGCGGCTCACGAGCATCGGCCCGTACCGGATCTTCGGCTACCTCAGCGTGCCGACGGGGAAGGGGCCGTTCCCGGCGCTGCTCACGACCCCGCGGTACGGCAGCGTGAACAACCCGCCGCACCACAACGACCGGCTCCGGTACGTCACGTTGACGATCGCGCACCGCGGCCAGCGCACCGCCGACTCGCCGTACGCTGCCGCGTACCCGGGCCTGCTGACCGACGGGATCGCCGACCCGGCCGGCTACGTCTACCGCGGGATCGTCGCCGACTGCCTCCGGGCGGCCGAGTACCTGACCGGCCTGCCGGAGGTCGACATCTCCCGGGTGGCGGCCGTCGGTGACGACCTCGCGCTGCTCACGGCCGCCCGGCGTCCCGTGTTCGCCGCGTTGCAGCTCACCGGCACCCTGCTCCACCGGGCGGCCGAGCAGGCCGACGCGGACTACCCGGCGGCCGAGTTCGGCGACCACCTTCGGGCGCATCCCACCGACGCCGAGGCCGTACGCCGGACGCTGGCGTTCTTCGACGTGGAACGGCACGCGCCCGCGGTGACGGCGGCCGCCCGCGTCGAGATCCCGGGCGCGGACAGCCCGCTCTCGACGCTCGCCGAGGAGCTCGGCGCGCAGCGCTACACCCTGACCCACCACGGGCAGGCCGACAACGACGCGGCGGACGCCTGGCTGGCAGGCCGGTTCGGCGTGCCGGCGATGTCGCGATTCACCAGGGCAGCGGGATGA
- a CDS encoding RNA polymerase sigma factor, giving the protein MPTLELNAPTSNSCAPSCARLCTEDGFAQAHAALAGELTGYCRKALADHGLAEEITQDVFLRAWRHCSDFRAPDGEVRDRVARLRTWLFAIARNAVIDAVRGRGRRPALYAEADQAGQVADPSDTFARYDTAEQVYRGLAGLTPDGRAVLTAIFIEELTYEQAAARLGIPLGTAKSRVYYALRALRAQLDGEPARRSPVRTPHPRRNTTMH; this is encoded by the coding sequence ATGCCGACACTCGAACTCAACGCCCCCACCAGCAACTCCTGCGCCCCGTCCTGTGCCCGCCTGTGCACGGAGGACGGGTTCGCCCAGGCGCACGCCGCGCTCGCCGGCGAGCTCACCGGATACTGCCGCAAGGCGCTCGCCGACCACGGGCTCGCGGAGGAGATCACCCAGGACGTGTTCCTGCGGGCGTGGCGCCACTGCTCCGACTTCCGGGCCCCGGACGGGGAGGTGCGCGACCGCGTCGCCCGCCTGCGCACGTGGCTCTTCGCGATCGCCCGCAACGCCGTCATCGACGCCGTTCGTGGCCGCGGCCGCCGTCCGGCGCTGTACGCGGAGGCCGACCAGGCAGGGCAGGTCGCCGACCCGTCCGACACGTTCGCCCGCTACGACACCGCCGAGCAGGTGTACCGGGGGCTCGCCGGGCTGACTCCCGACGGTCGCGCCGTCCTGACCGCGATCTTCATCGAGGAGCTGACCTACGAGCAGGCCGCAGCCCGGCTGGGCATCCCGCTCGGCACGGCGAAGAGCCGCGTCTACTACGCGCTGCGCGCGTTGCGCGCGCAGCTCGACGGCGAGCCTGCCCGCAGGAGCCCTGTCCGCACGCCGCACCCACGCCGAAACACCACCATGCACTGA